One part of the Sebastes fasciatus isolate fSebFas1 chromosome 8, fSebFas1.pri, whole genome shotgun sequence genome encodes these proteins:
- the LOC141773022 gene encoding uncharacterized protein LOC141773022, producing the protein MDEISPLLGNRISGQPQEDPDLLSPNLRPRHQELILTPCGPIKPWSELSCLLKFYFCFTITSLLALLGLTIYSIYKQHMGMDEPDEEDNLTVSLIQLVGILFCIYYIIRGVLQENRQELVVFVLSVLGVMVRSVVNFAVLESKDKQELRVRFVCIMCFGVIHVFCTTLLIQRPNMMAFRVGGALESLQEQYFLLNLCFSMVTFDLQAQLCLCILITALDLTMSTVNTIILGIGVVWACLTAVIGAVAVLKEAKVLVWVFMLQNIPQLAFFVYLVYTVVVKWYEDNTYTLEAAAVTGALISLVIKAVLIWGLIRLVYSSVQGLRERMFAPSK; encoded by the exons ATGGACGAGATAAG TCCTTTGTTGGGCAACCGGATTTCTGGGCAACCTCAGGAGGACCCAGACCTTCTGTCTCCAAACCTGAGGCCGCGACACCAGGAGTTGATCCTGACACCATGTGGACCG ATAAAGCCCTGGTCAGAGCTGTCATGTTTGCTCAAGTTCTACTTCTGCTTCACCATAACGTCTCTGCTGGCGCTGCTCGGCCTCACCATATACAGCATCTACAAGCAGCACATGGGCATGGATGAGCCTGATGAGGAGGACAACTTAACTGTATCTCTCATCCAGTTAGTTGGGATAT TGTTCTGCATCTACTACATCATCCGGGGTGTGTTGCAGGAGAATAGACAGGAGCTGGTGGTGTTTGTCCTCAGCGTGTTGGGGGTGATGGTTCGATCGGTGGTCAACTTCGCCGTTTTGGAGTCAAAGGACAAGCAGGAGCTGCGG GTTCGTTTTGTGTGCATCATGTGTTTTGGCGTGATCCACGTCTTCTGCACCACGCTGCTCATCCAGAGGCCCAACATGATGGCGTTCCGTGTGGGCGGGGCCTTGGAGAGCCTCCAGGAGCAATACTTCCTCCTCAACCTGTGTTTCTCCatggtgacctttgaccttcaggCTCAG TTGTGTCTGTGTATCCTAATCACAGCGTTGGACTTGACCATGTCTACTGTCAACACCATTATCCTGGGAATCGGAGTGGTTTGGGCCTGCCTGACCGCCGTTATCGGGGCTGTTGCG gttttaaaggaAGCCAAGGTCTTAGTTTGGGTCTTCATGCTTCAGAACATTCCTCAACTAGCCTTCTTTGTTTACCTGGTGTACACG GTGGTAGTGAAATGGTATGAGGACAACACGTACACCCTGGAGGCAGCTGCCGTCACCGGAGCTTTGATTTCACTGGTTATTAAAGCGGTTTTAATCTGGGGCCTCATCAGACTGGTGTACAGCTCCGTTCAAGGCCTGAGGGAGAGGA tgtttgCACCCAGCAAGTGA